The Paenibacillus uliginis N3/975 genome has a window encoding:
- a CDS encoding transposase, with amino-acid sequence MGEQRQRYNEEFKRQTVKYIQEQTKSVADVCVELNIPKSTVNQWIAKYREFDQEPLAAPEKVRELQQQLKEQEKANKLKEREIEDLQEELAILKKALHIFSKEPN; translated from the coding sequence ATGGGGGAACAACGGCAGCGTTACAATGAAGAATTCAAAAGACAGACGGTGAAATACATTCAGGAACAGACCAAGTCTGTAGCAGATGTTTGTGTCGAGCTCAATATTCCAAAAAGTACGGTAAATCAATGGATTGCAAAATACCGGGAATTTGACCAAGAGCCCCTTGCAGCGCCCGAAAAAGTCCGTGAGCTACAGCAACAGCTGAAAGAACAAGAAAAGGCCAACAAACTTAAAGAACGTGAGATTGAGGATCTTCAGGAGGAACTGGCGATCCTAAAAAAAGCACTGCACATCTTCAGCAAGG